Proteins encoded by one window of Marinoscillum sp. 108:
- a CDS encoding sugar porter family MFS transporter has product MKVFEKNDVRILTYAIVVALGGFLFGFDTAVISGAEQEVQRIWGLTAIQHGFTVSIALIGTVIGALFGGIPSERLGRKYSLFWIAVLYWISAVGSALATDWNLFLFFRFMGGIGVGVSSVTAPLYISEIAPARSRGKLVALFQFNIVFGILIAYLSNYGLADMGEMAWRWMLGVEAIPALIFLFAVLFVPKSPRWLIVKQGKVDEARDILLSIRDHNLVEAEINSILNSSIGKEERQSLWNTKYKTQIFLVVCFAFFNQLSGINAIIYYAPRIFEMAEMGKSGSLISTIGIGVVNFCFTLLALAFIDRFGRRFLMLVGSFGLIITLGLISWSFYIRDFGSISIYFFIYIAFFAFSQGAVIWVFISEIFPNKVRAAGQALGSFTHWILAAAVALIFPYITKHIGPSNTFLIFTSMMILQLLFVWKAMPETKGKSLEEIEAGDETVAVSSAQHSLNLNN; this is encoded by the coding sequence ATGAAAGTTTTTGAGAAGAACGATGTGCGTATCCTTACCTATGCTATAGTAGTTGCTCTGGGCGGATTTCTCTTTGGGTTTGATACAGCCGTAATATCGGGAGCTGAGCAGGAAGTTCAGCGCATATGGGGGCTTACTGCTATTCAGCATGGCTTTACAGTCTCTATAGCATTAATAGGTACTGTGATAGGTGCGTTGTTCGGTGGTATACCCTCAGAGCGGCTAGGTCGTAAGTATTCATTGTTTTGGATTGCCGTGCTGTACTGGATTTCGGCGGTAGGCTCGGCATTAGCGACTGATTGGAACCTCTTTTTGTTTTTTAGATTTATGGGTGGGATAGGTGTGGGCGTGAGCTCGGTGACGGCTCCCCTGTATATCTCAGAGATCGCTCCCGCCAGATCCAGGGGGAAGTTGGTGGCGCTCTTTCAGTTCAATATCGTTTTTGGCATACTGATCGCCTATCTATCTAACTACGGGTTGGCAGATATGGGTGAAATGGCCTGGCGATGGATGCTTGGGGTAGAAGCGATTCCGGCACTGATCTTCCTGTTTGCGGTGCTTTTTGTTCCGAAAAGTCCACGTTGGCTAATCGTGAAGCAAGGCAAAGTGGATGAGGCACGAGATATATTACTATCCATTCGCGACCACAATCTGGTAGAGGCTGAGATCAATTCCATATTAAATTCATCCATAGGTAAAGAGGAAAGACAATCGCTATGGAACACCAAGTATAAGACCCAAATATTTCTGGTCGTGTGTTTTGCGTTTTTCAATCAGCTGTCAGGCATCAATGCCATCATTTACTACGCTCCTCGAATATTTGAGATGGCCGAAATGGGCAAGTCTGGCTCGTTGATTTCCACGATCGGGATTGGGGTGGTTAACTTCTGCTTTACGTTACTGGCTCTGGCATTTATTGATCGGTTTGGGAGGCGTTTTCTCATGCTCGTAGGATCTTTCGGCCTTATTATCACATTGGGGTTAATATCCTGGTCGTTCTACATCAGAGATTTCGGGAGTATTTCTATCTATTTCTTTATTTATATCGCCTTTTTTGCTTTTTCTCAAGGGGCGGTTATCTGGGTATTCATTTCAGAGATATTCCCCAATAAGGTGCGTGCTGCAGGTCAGGCTTTAGGCAGCTTTACCCATTGGATACTTGCAGCAGCAGTGGCACTGATCTTCCCATACATCACCAAACACATAGGACCATCTAATACCTTCTTGATTTTCACTTCAATGATGATACTCCAATTATTATTTGTTTGGAAGGCCATGCCTGAAACCAAAGGGAAATCACTTGAAGAAATAGAAGCAGGAGACGAAACAGTAGCTGTGTCATCTGCACAACATTCATTAAACCTTAACAACTAA
- a CDS encoding substrate-binding domain-containing protein, producing the protein MKYSFQTIVFLLSALLWACKPQITDKKYLVGFSQCTSFDSWRKTMQSEMQRELSFHGDMQLVIKDAQGDNDAQNKHINELVEMGVDLLIISPNEAEPVTRSVDQAYRSGIPVILIDRKTNSNFYTAYVGANNYKIGKIAATYIASLLDGQGKVLEIKGLKGSTPFIERHNGFRDQIKTFPQIEVTEIEGEWGGEETARKRFVELMKGGNSFDLAFAHNDIMAYAAYESYRELSPGGSLEIIGVDALSGPGGGIDYVTSGILKASLLYPTGGDVAIQIASDILHGRPYDKDNELVTTVIDSSNVHVMRMQTNKILAHESDINRLAERIDQQRVVYKNQQYILYVIAVLFVISALSFAFTLKLLRERREINKSLKKRNEEVSRQKAEVMEMSQQVNKANQSKIQFFANISHELKTPLTLIQGPLDELHSSNTLTGFMKKDLELAQRNVRRLTGLVNQLMDFQKIENGRMKVRASKTELVGFLKEITDSFRNLAKKGRYTLIFDSREDRIDLWVDKTMIDKVFFNLLSNAFKFTPPGGTIKVILLPVPEKNEVVIQLTDTGMGMSKDQRARAFDRYYQGDDSRADGTGLGLALSRELIAMHDGTIEISSQKDVGTTFEVRLKMGDSHFSEEQLSSDGDQLVNDHEIEDGFGYEEGVEASMADHEFTVLIIEDNQELAAFLKRKLAESYKVLWAKDGEAGVTLAKEQIPDLILSDLMLPKLGGRDILAKMKSDVRTAHIPFIIMTASSSEEERVEGVREGADDYITKPFSFRFLSERIKTTLANRAKLREHYLHEIPSDQSQRSEGKLNKKFVNDFTAVVEQNIADQSLDVNVICESLGLSRIQLYRKVKAMLGYSVNDYITTVRLKKAKYLLSTTDKSIGEICYEVGFSSPSYFSSTFKSKFDISPSEYRQNRANS; encoded by the coding sequence TTGAAGTATTCTTTTCAGACGATAGTCTTTTTGCTTTCAGCGCTTTTGTGGGCATGCAAGCCACAGATCACGGATAAAAAATATCTCGTTGGCTTTTCCCAATGTACCTCGTTTGATAGTTGGAGAAAGACTATGCAATCTGAAATGCAAAGAGAGCTTTCGTTTCATGGAGACATGCAATTGGTGATCAAGGATGCTCAGGGAGACAATGATGCTCAAAACAAGCACATTAATGAACTTGTGGAAATGGGTGTGGATTTGCTCATTATCTCTCCCAATGAAGCAGAGCCCGTGACCCGCAGCGTTGACCAGGCGTACAGGAGCGGAATCCCTGTTATATTGATCGATCGAAAGACCAATTCAAATTTTTATACTGCTTATGTAGGAGCTAATAATTATAAGATTGGTAAAATAGCAGCGACCTACATTGCCAGCCTATTGGATGGGCAAGGAAAAGTATTGGAAATCAAGGGATTGAAGGGTTCCACGCCCTTTATAGAGAGACACAATGGGTTTCGTGACCAGATAAAAACCTTTCCTCAAATAGAGGTGACAGAAATAGAAGGTGAGTGGGGTGGAGAGGAGACTGCCCGAAAGCGCTTTGTTGAACTTATGAAAGGGGGTAATTCATTTGATCTGGCTTTTGCCCATAATGATATCATGGCTTATGCTGCTTATGAGAGCTATCGGGAGTTATCTCCCGGTGGATCACTGGAGATAATCGGAGTGGATGCGCTCTCAGGGCCTGGCGGGGGGATTGATTATGTGACATCAGGCATATTGAAGGCCTCACTACTGTACCCTACCGGTGGAGATGTGGCCATTCAGATCGCTTCCGATATTTTACATGGTAGGCCGTATGATAAAGATAACGAGTTGGTCACTACTGTTATAGATAGTTCCAATGTGCATGTCATGCGTATGCAGACCAATAAAATACTGGCGCATGAGTCTGATATTAATCGACTGGCGGAGAGAATTGACCAGCAAAGGGTGGTCTATAAGAATCAGCAATACATTTTGTATGTCATTGCAGTGTTATTTGTGATCAGTGCCTTGTCTTTTGCCTTTACCCTGAAGCTCCTAAGAGAAAGAAGAGAGATTAACAAGAGCTTAAAGAAAAGAAACGAGGAGGTGTCCAGACAAAAAGCGGAGGTGATGGAGATGTCCCAGCAGGTGAACAAAGCCAATCAAAGCAAAATACAGTTTTTCGCCAACATCTCTCACGAATTGAAAACACCCCTCACTCTGATTCAGGGACCTTTGGATGAACTCCACAGCAGCAACACCCTCACGGGTTTTATGAAAAAGGATCTGGAGCTTGCCCAAAGAAATGTCAGGCGTTTGACCGGGCTAGTCAATCAGCTGATGGACTTTCAAAAGATCGAAAATGGACGGATGAAAGTCCGGGCATCAAAGACGGAGTTGGTGGGGTTTCTAAAGGAGATTACTGATTCCTTCAGAAACCTGGCTAAGAAGGGTCGTTATACCTTGATATTTGACAGTCGGGAAGATCGGATTGATCTCTGGGTAGATAAAACCATGATCGATAAAGTGTTTTTCAATCTCCTGTCAAACGCTTTCAAGTTTACACCTCCGGGAGGCACCATAAAAGTGATATTGTTGCCAGTGCCTGAAAAAAATGAAGTGGTCATACAGCTTACCGATACCGGAATGGGTATGAGTAAGGATCAGCGGGCCAGGGCATTTGATCGGTACTATCAGGGAGATGACTCAAGAGCCGACGGAACCGGATTAGGGCTTGCACTTTCGAGAGAATTGATAGCGATGCATGATGGTACTATTGAGATTTCGAGTCAGAAGGATGTTGGGACTACTTTCGAAGTAAGGTTGAAAATGGGAGATTCACACTTCAGTGAAGAGCAGTTGAGTAGTGATGGGGATCAGTTGGTCAATGACCATGAGATTGAAGATGGTTTTGGTTATGAAGAAGGGGTGGAGGCATCTATGGCTGATCATGAGTTTACCGTTTTGATTATTGAGGACAATCAAGAGCTGGCTGCTTTTTTAAAGCGAAAACTGGCTGAATCCTACAAGGTGCTATGGGCCAAAGATGGGGAGGCTGGTGTGACCCTTGCCAAAGAGCAGATTCCTGATTTGATTCTGAGTGATTTGATGCTGCCCAAGCTGGGAGGTCGTGATATACTGGCTAAGATGAAATCCGATGTTCGTACAGCTCATATCCCCTTTATCATCATGACGGCCAGTAGCTCTGAGGAGGAGCGGGTAGAGGGTGTAAGAGAGGGTGCCGATGATTACATCACCAAACCATTTAGTTTCAGGTTTTTGTCAGAGCGAATCAAAACCACATTGGCCAATAGGGCGAAATTGCGTGAGCATTACCTCCACGAAATACCCTCTGATCAGTCTCAGCGGAGTGAGGGTAAGCTCAACAAGAAGTTTGTCAATGACTTTACTGCGGTGGTTGAGCAAAACATTGCCGATCAATCACTCGATGTAAATGTGATTTGCGAATCTCTGGGGCTTTCTCGGATTCAACTGTACAGAAAAGTGAAAGCTATGCTGGGCTACAGTGTGAATGATTATATCACTACTGTGCGTTTGAAAAAGGCCAAATACCTCTTAAGTACTACAGATAAAAGTATTGGTGAAATTTGCTATGAGGTAGGCTTTTCATCTCCATCTTATTTTTCGTCTACTTTCAAATCAAAGTTTGATATCTCGCCGAGCGAATACCGTCAAAATCGGGCAAACTCTTAA
- a CDS encoding PfkB family carbohydrate kinase yields MENTKVLAFGEVLWDFIEGYKHFGGAPVNFAAHMVQCGREASIVTAVGTDKLGDQAVEEMIKLGVGQDFVQRNSHLTGRVMVFLEEGQPTYRIRNDVAYDYIEQSGIDTAKLNEYGAFYFGTLAQRHPVSKAAMDFIMARGSFNTIFYDVNLRRDAYTKEVIESSFGYCTIAKMNDEEVRVLSSLLYEAEMSQDDFTVRLLADYPNIDLLIITGGGQGCVIRTRSEHYKVSAKMMLVKDSVGAGDAFCAAFLNTYLRTRDARKSARIGNMVGGFVVSESGAIPIYPEKFRRKIEILSAG; encoded by the coding sequence ATGGAAAACACGAAAGTATTGGCCTTTGGGGAAGTATTATGGGATTTCATAGAAGGATATAAACATTTTGGCGGAGCGCCGGTCAATTTCGCAGCACACATGGTGCAGTGTGGTCGAGAGGCGTCTATTGTCACGGCTGTTGGTACAGATAAACTTGGTGATCAGGCCGTGGAGGAGATGATCAAACTCGGCGTGGGTCAGGATTTTGTGCAGCGAAATAGCCACCTCACTGGGCGGGTGATGGTGTTTTTAGAGGAGGGTCAGCCCACCTACCGCATCAGAAATGATGTCGCCTATGACTACATCGAGCAGTCCGGTATAGATACAGCCAAACTGAACGAATATGGGGCGTTTTACTTCGGTACGCTCGCCCAGCGACACCCCGTATCCAAAGCAGCGATGGATTTCATCATGGCCAGAGGATCGTTCAACACTATATTTTATGATGTGAATTTGCGCAGGGATGCCTATACCAAAGAGGTGATTGAGTCTTCATTTGGCTACTGTACGATAGCCAAGATGAATGATGAAGAGGTGAGGGTGTTGAGCTCATTGCTCTATGAGGCGGAGATGAGTCAGGACGATTTCACGGTTCGGCTTCTTGCGGATTATCCAAACATCGATTTGCTGATTATCACTGGTGGGGGGCAGGGTTGTGTGATCCGCACCCGTAGCGAGCACTACAAGGTAAGTGCTAAAATGATGCTTGTGAAGGATAGTGTGGGTGCAGGAGATGCATTTTGTGCGGCCTTTCTCAATACCTACCTCCGTACCCGTGATGCGAGAAAATCAGCGCGCATTGGCAACATGGTTGGTGGCTTTGTGGTATCCGAAAGCGGTGCTATTCCGATCTATCCGGAGAAATTCAGGCGAAAAATTGAGATATTGAGTGCGGGTTGA